One region of Bombus affinis isolate iyBomAffi1 chromosome 5, iyBomAffi1.2, whole genome shotgun sequence genomic DNA includes:
- the LOC126916040 gene encoding uncharacterized protein LOC126916040 → MARRKEQTQLQVEVETEDDWQQLLSRKGLILADIYSEWCGPCIAMVSTLRSVKLEIGGDTINYAIVKNDYIGDLERFRGRSEPVWMFLQNGKMVNLVFGANCPQLRKLLVTEIKRVQNEEEPEMVLDVSTRTPEEEVKWQEKEAIRKVVEDQQRAKKEAEEREMYETFLAQMIFELSEVTALVFYPWVFKEEGRHRDKYQCPPYLELVNTLFRQNFDVLEELRVQLNEETIEKMFVESNVEITKELVAGLMDGRTIAMRLKGRRPHPDWPVPYPFECPKGTKRCPTRAINDVEDYLIHLLTSTTPLIHPNAAPSSLNESYMERYVYVHEPDPEDEEDFPRTDPAVWVPPQARSKVHVYTTLFSNYMELVHPYEEPVPPAPFCAVKFYYSKFAVVRETCALYPDAIEYFGAFEFDNPPIARRIASSPEDFERKAKYQTGNEIFVIILRRISDDAFLSFASIEPYFVTEDDEKAQAMIDEYFPEGAEDVILEMFEEEEEEEEEEEEYYGEEEIEDENEENKEEEFAIYTFL, encoded by the exons ATGGCGAGAAGAAAAGAGCAAACTCAGCTGCAGGTCGAAGTGGAAACCGAGGATGATTGGCAACAGCTGTTAAGTCGAAAAGGTTTAATTCTCGCCGACATTTACTCCGAATGGTGTGGCCCGTGTATCGCCATGGTGAGCACCCTGCGAAGTGTAAAATTAGAGATAGGAGGTGACACGATCAACTACGCGATCGTGAAGAACGATTACATCGGCGATCTCGAACGATTTCGCGGCAGAAGCGAACCAGTCTGGATGTTCCTTCAAAACGGTAAGATGGTGAACCTTGTGTTCGGTGCTAATTGCCCACAGCTTAGAAAACTGCTTGTAACGGAGATCAAAAGGGTGCAGAACGAGGAGGAACCGGAAATGGTGCTGGATGTGAGCACTAGGACACCCGAGGAAGAGGTTAAATGGCAAGAGAAGGAAGCCATCAG AAAAGTGGTGGAGGATCAACAACGTGCCAAGAAAGAAGCTGAGGAAAGAGAGATGTACGAGACGTTCCTGGCACAGATGATATTCGAATTGAGCGAGGTCACCGCTCTGGTTTTCTATCCTTGGGTGTTCAAGGAAGAGGGTCGACACAGGGACAAGTACCAGTGCCCTCCATACCTCGAACTAGTCAACACGCTGTTTAGACAAAATTTCGACGTGCTCGAGGAGCTCCGTGTACAATTGAACGAGGAAACGATCGAGAAGATGTTCGTTGAGAGTAACGTAGAGATTACGAAAGAACTGGTAGCAG GATTAATGGACGGTAGAACGATAGCGATGAGATTGAAAGGTAGACGTCCTCATCCTGATTGGCCTGTACCCTATCCCTTCGAATGTCCTAAAGGGACTAAAAGGTGTCCGacgcgagcgatcaacgatgtCGAGGATTATCTGATACATTTGTTAACCAGCACGACTCCACTGATACACCCTAACGCTGCTCCTTCCTCCTTAAATGAGTCTTACATGGAGAGGTACGTGTACGTTCATGAACCTGATCCCGAGGATGAGGAGGATTTTCCTCGCACCGATCCCGCGGTTTGGGTGCCTCCTCag GCCAGAAGCAAGGTACACGTGTACACGACCCTCTTCTCCAATTACATGGAACTAGTGCACCCTTACGAAGAGCCCGTACCACCGGCTCCCTTCTGCGCCGTCAAGTTTTACTATTCAAAGTTCGCGGTTGTCCGTGAAACATGCGCATTGTACCCCGACGCGATCGAATATTTTGGCGCGTTCGAGTTCGATAATCCACCGATAGCCAGGCGAATAGCGTCCAGCCCCGAAGATTTCGAAAGAAAG GCAAAATATCAAACTGGTAACGAGATATTCGTAATAATCCTCCGGAGGATCAGCGACGATGCTTTTTTGTCATTCGCGAGCATCGAGCCGTATTTCGTCACTGAAGACGATGAAAAGGCGCAAGCGATGATAGACGAGTACTTCCCCGAGGGTGCTGAAGATGTTATTCTCGAGATGttcgaagaagaagaggaggaggaggaggaagaggaggagtaTTACGGAGAAGAGGAAATCGAAGATGAAAACGAGGAGaataaagaagaagaatttGCGATCTACACTTTCTTATGA